In one Rutidosis leptorrhynchoides isolate AG116_Rl617_1_P2 chromosome 8, CSIRO_AGI_Rlap_v1, whole genome shotgun sequence genomic region, the following are encoded:
- the LOC139863425 gene encoding uncharacterized protein, producing the protein MTIAMREFQECLDTIQVMDLNYSGINFTWNQSPLGSHEMLKKIDRVLANETFITEFPNAYTIFQPYRISDQSPTVVKIHSFVKVRPKMFHFSNYIVDNDEFMGCVADVWRDLDNLQKQLDENPSSSQIRDAEILKLKEYNDALWDEERFIKQKSKVEWLQVGDNNSKYFHKVVKAKVNRCRINAVTNSDDILVEGAAVSGRICATLLEFFG; encoded by the exons ATGACGATTGCTATGAGGGAGTTTCAAGAATGCTTAGATACAATCCAGGTGATGGACTTGAACTACTCAGGTATTAATTTCACATGGAATCAAAGTCCGCTGGGTTCCCATGAGATGTTAAAAAAGATTGATAGGGTCTTGGCGAATGAGACGTTCATTACTGAGTTCCCGAATGCTTATACTATTTTTCAACCATACCGTATTTCTGATCAAAGTCCGACTGTGGTTAAAATTCATTCGTTTGTTAAAGTGCGTCCAAAGATGTTTCATTTTAGCAACTACATAGTTGATAATGACGAGTTCATGGGTTGTGTTGCTGATGTGTGGAGG GATCTAGATAATCTGCAAAAGCAGCTTGATGAAAATCCTTCATCAAGTCAGATTAGAGATGCAGAAATTCTCAAGCTAAAGGAATATAATGATGCTCTATGGGATGAAGAAAGGTTTATTAAACAAAAGTCCAAAGTAGAATGGCTCCAGGTAGGTGATAACAATTCTAAATACTTTCATAAAGTGGTCAAGGCGAAGGTGAATAGATGTAGAATAAATGCAGTGACCAATAGTGACGATATTTTAGTTGAAGGGGCTGCTGTGTCCGGACGTATTTGTGCAACACTATTAGAATTTTTCGGGTAA